The Romeriopsis navalis LEGE 11480 genomic sequence TCAAATTCTGTATACCGATGTGGCGGATCATTTGGCCGAGTATGCCACGCTCAAAGCCATGGGTTACTACAATCGCTATCTGTTGAAAGTCGTGTTTCAAGAGGCGTTTATTTTGGCTGTGATGGGGTTTATTCCCGGCTATTTTCTCAGCACGGGGATGTACAAACTGACCCGTGGGGCGACGGCTCTGCCGATCGGGATGACCCAATCGCGCAGCACCTTAGTATTTTGTCTGACGGTGATTATGTGCCTGGTTTCGGGGGCGATTGCGGTGCGTAAAGTGGCTGATGCTGATCCAGCGGATATCTTTTAGGCGGCATAATAGGAACTTCCTCACGTTTATTGCCAGAATCAGGCAACACCTGCATGGTTAGCGATCGCGCCTTTCCCGAACAACCAAAAGTTTTGATTGTGTTTAATCCGCATGCGGGCCAGGCCACCGCTGTGCGCCAGAGCCTGGAGCAGGCGGCTGACCTTTGGCGTGCCCAAGGTTGGCAGGTTGATTTGCAAGCGACGATGGCAGCGGGTGATGCGACCCAAATTGCCAAAACTGCCAGTCAAAATGGGGTGAATATTGTGGTTGCGGCGGGCGGTGACGGCACCGTTAACGAAGTGATGAATGGCCTGGTGAACACGGAAACGGCGCTGGCGGTGCTACCGGCGGGGACGGTGAACATTTGGGCCCGGGAAATGGGTTTAGCGATGGATGTCCAACGGGCGGCGGCGACGACGCTACTGGCCCAATGGCGTTGCGTTGATGTTGGTCGTGTGCGATCGATGTTTCCCCGCACTCGCCGCTTGTCACGCAAGCGGGTGGCCCGGCCGAAGGAACCGCTGGTCGATCGGCATTTTTTGCTGATGGCTGGCGTGGGGTTTGATGCGGCGGTGACGGCGGGGGTTAAGCCCTTGGAGAAAAAGCGACTGGGGGCGATCGCCTACGTTAAACAAGCAATTCAAATTGGCTGGAATTATCGCGGCAATAAAGTTGCCCTGCGAATTGATGGTAAAAAAATTCGGGGTCGATTTCTGATGGCGGTTGTCGGAAATAGCCAGTTATATGGCGGCGTAATGAAATTTACGCTGGATGCGCTGATTGATGATGGGTTGCTCGATATTTGTGTGATTCAGGGTCGCAGTATGCTCAAAGCGCCACTGCGATTGGTTTCAATTTTTTCGCGATCGCACCATCGCGATCGGCGGATCAAGTACTACCAAGCGAAGCAGATCCAATTCCTCAGTCGTAAACCGATTCCGGTGCAAGTGGATGGGGACTATCTGGGCCAGACCCCGATGTTGTTTGAAGTGGTGCCGCAAAGTTTGTGGGTGCTGGTGCCGCCCAATGCCGATCGTAGTTTGTGGAGTAATCACACCACCGATCAGTCACAGTGTGCGCCGCCTATTCAAACGGCGGATTGAATGGATGAAATCGAGTTTGGCCGATCAAATTTACTTTTTCGATCAATTTGGCTTTATTTGGCTGATTTAGCCTTGTTTGGCCAAAATCCACTCCCGCAAAATTGGATTGACGATTTCCGGTGCTTCATCCTGAGGACAATGCCCCAGGCCTTCGAGGGGAATAAATTGCTCAACTTGGGGGTAATTGGTGTATTCACGCCCCAGCGCGATCGGTTCCCAGGGGTCTTGATCGCCCCACAGAATAATGGCGGGACATTGCAGTTGCGGCAAGAGATCTTCCGCTAGGGGGCCATGGGAGTAAGCCGTAAAGGCAAGAAACACATCAGCGGCACCCGGATCGCGGGCTGGTGTAATGAGATAATCAACCAGCTCATCCGTTACGGCTTCGCTCCGGCCATAGGCTTGATAGAGAATTTTCTTGACAGTTTTCGGTTGCGCGATTTGGCGGAAAAACCAATGGCCGATCGCTTTGTTGTCCAAAACCGCTTGCAGCAGGGGTGCTCCCAGTCGTTTGAACCACGGTTGGGTGGCAGTTTTACGGACGTGTAATAGTCGCAGTGAGCAGTTAATG encodes the following:
- a CDS encoding alpha/beta fold hydrolase, whose product is MVASTAQLTYQTWTWRGHRIAYQQQGNQGPAVLCIHGFGASAYHWRQNLPDLATDCRVYALDLIGFGASDKPTPGESIDYTFETWSQQIGDFCRDVVREPTYLVGNSIGCVAILQAAVDFPQQVRGTAIINCSLRLLHVRKTATQPWFKRLGAPLLQAVLDNKAIGHWFFRQIAQPKTVKKILYQAYGRSEAVTDELVDYLITPARDPGAADVFLAFTAYSHGPLAEDLLPQLQCPAIILWGDQDPWEPIALGREYTNYPQVEQFIPLEGLGHCPQDEAPEIVNPILREWILAKQG
- a CDS encoding diacylglycerol/lipid kinase family protein, with the translated sequence MVSDRAFPEQPKVLIVFNPHAGQATAVRQSLEQAADLWRAQGWQVDLQATMAAGDATQIAKTASQNGVNIVVAAGGDGTVNEVMNGLVNTETALAVLPAGTVNIWAREMGLAMDVQRAAATTLLAQWRCVDVGRVRSMFPRTRRLSRKRVARPKEPLVDRHFLLMAGVGFDAAVTAGVKPLEKKRLGAIAYVKQAIQIGWNYRGNKVALRIDGKKIRGRFLMAVVGNSQLYGGVMKFTLDALIDDGLLDICVIQGRSMLKAPLRLVSIFSRSHHRDRRIKYYQAKQIQFLSRKPIPVQVDGDYLGQTPMLFEVVPQSLWVLVPPNADRSLWSNHTTDQSQCAPPIQTAD